A genomic stretch from Zeimonas sediminis includes:
- a CDS encoding cupredoxin domain-containing protein has product MKFHTTILSTLLGSSLLVGAPGAAAHGSSHGASHGQKAVEVVETAFGRTGDPAKVSRTIRVEMRDTMRFSPEAIEIRKGETIRFEVVNAGAALHEMVIGTEEELNKHAELMKKFPGMEHEEPYMAHVDPGKTGAIVWQFTRPGEFRFACLVPGHFEAGMLGRITVKE; this is encoded by the coding sequence ATGAAGTTCCACACCACGATTCTCTCGACGCTGCTGGGCTCGTCGCTGCTTGTCGGCGCGCCCGGCGCGGCGGCGCACGGCTCGTCGCACGGCGCATCTCACGGCCAGAAGGCCGTCGAGGTCGTCGAAACCGCCTTCGGTCGCACCGGCGACCCGGCGAAGGTCTCGCGGACGATCCGCGTCGAGATGCGCGACACGATGCGCTTCTCGCCCGAGGCGATCGAGATACGCAAAGGCGAGACGATCCGCTTCGAGGTCGTCAATGCCGGCGCCGCGCTGCACGAGATGGTGATCGGCACCGAGGAAGAGCTGAACAAGCATGCCGAGCTGATGAAGAAGTTCCCCGGCATGGAGCACGAGGAGCCGTACATGGCCCACGTGGACCCGGGCAAGACCGGCGCGATCGTCTGGCAGTTCACCCGGCCTGGCGAGTTCCGCTTCGCCTGCCTGGTGCCCGGGCATTTCGAGGCCGGCATGCTCGGCCGGATCACGGTAAAGGAGTGA